One window from the genome of Cyprinus carpio isolate SPL01 unplaced genomic scaffold, ASM1834038v1 S000006815, whole genome shotgun sequence encodes:
- the LOC109048203 gene encoding lysophosphatidic acid receptor 4-like has protein sequence MENTTLLHTDFQRYLFTPIYSLVLFFGLIGNLGALYYFIFKIKQKSPSNIYIINLAVADTLFLFALPFRIHYHLNDSIWIFGDAMCRITGTIFFANIYISISFMTCICVDRYIATLHPHTYLQLRNTNLTALVSTAVWLVSGSAVLAFMLTCPLSSKGNMCFEGFTKEEWSDLAPYSICSLIFGSLVPSVVILVCYPIVARRIARINNSTARGARRIIYAILVITILCFLPYHVVHLAYLLSRLRDIKEDDGIYFLRRVTMALVSLNSLLDPLLYYFATGHYKWRLKRLRLKKKKGVYSISNGF, from the coding sequence ATGGAGAACACAACCCTATTGCACACAGATTTCCAGCGCTATCTCTTCACACCCATCTACAGTCTGGTCCTGTTTTTTGGATTGATTGGAAATCTCGGAGCTTTGTATTACTTCATCTTTAAAATCAAACAGAAGTCTCCTTCCAACATATACATCATCAACCTAGCGGTGGCCGACACGCTTTTCTTGTTCGCCTTGCCATTTCGTATCCACTACCACCTCAATGACAGCATATGGATATTCGGCGATGCCATGTGTCGCATCACCGGCACGATCTTCTTCGCCAACATCTACATCAGCATCAGCTTCATGACCTGCATCTGCGTGGACCGCTACATCGCCACCCTCCACCCTCACACCTACCTGCAGCTTCGCAACACCAATCTCACAGCTCTGGTGAGCACCGCCGTGTGGCTGGTCTCCGGGTCGGCCGTGTTGGCCTTCATGCTAACATGCCCACTATCAAGCAAAGGGAACATGTGCTTTGAAGGCTTCACTAAAGAGGAGTGGAGCGACTTGGCCCCGTACAGCATATGCAGTCTCATTTTTGGATCCCTTGTGCCCTCTGTGGTCATCCTGGTGTGCTACCCCATTGTGGCCCGTCGCATCGCCCGGATCAACAACTCCACCGCCCGCGGGGCACGGCGCATCATCTACGCCATCCTGGTCatcacaattctgtgttttctcCCTTATCATGTCGTGCATCTAGCCTACCTCTTGTCTCGCTTGAGAGACATCAAAGAGGATGACGGGATTTACTTCCTCCGTAGGGTGACCATGGCTCTGGTCAGTCTAAACAGCCTCCTGGACCCGCTGTTGTACTACTTTGCTACGGGTCACTACAAATGGAGACTCAAAAGACTGAGGCTGAAGAAGAAAAAGGGTGTTTATTCCATTTCCAATGGCTTTTGA